In Polaribacter pacificus, the genomic window AAAACTTTATAATGATAAAGAATGGATTGCTAACTTTAAAGAAATTTTAAATTAAATGTACATCATAGCAGAGATAGCACAAGCGCACGATGGTAGTTTAGGAATGGCACATGCTTATATAGATGCTGTTGCTAAAACAGGTTGTGATGCAATTAAGTTTCAAACTCATATTGCAGTTGCAGAAAGTAGTATTTATGAACCCTTTAGAGTGCAATTTTCAAAACAAGATGCCACGCGTATTGATTATTGGAAACGTATGGAATTTACTTTAGAACAATGGATAGAAATTAAACACCATTGTGATGAAGTTGGTATAGAGTTTATGAGCTCGCCATTTAGTAATGCCGCAGTTGATTTATTAGAAGCAGTTGGGGTAAAACGATACAAAATAGGTTCAGGTGAGGTTAACAATTTTGTGTTGTTAGAAAAAATTGCTCAAACAGGCAAACCTGTAATTATTTCTTCAGGTATGAGTTCTTTTGAAGAGTTAGATAAAACAGTTACATTTTTAAAAAATAGAGATGTTTCATATGCTATTTTACAATGTACAACTGCGTACCCAACAAAGCCAAAAGAGTTTGGTTTAAATGTAATTCAAGAGTTAAAAAATAGATATCATGTTTCTATTGGATTCTCTGATCATTCTTCAACACTAGAAGCCTGTATTGCAGCAACAGCTTTAGGGGCCGAAATTTTAGAGTTTCATGTGGTTTTTGATAAAGAAATGTTTGGTCCAGATGCAAAATCGTCTTTGACAATTAAAGAGAC contains:
- a CDS encoding N-acetylneuraminate synthase family protein, which gives rise to MYIIAEIAQAHDGSLGMAHAYIDAVAKTGCDAIKFQTHIAVAESSIYEPFRVQFSKQDATRIDYWKRMEFTLEQWIEIKHHCDEVGIEFMSSPFSNAAVDLLEAVGVKRYKIGSGEVNNFVLLEKIAQTGKPVIISSGMSSFEELDKTVTFLKNRDVSYAILQCTTAYPTKPKEFGLNVIQELKNRYHVSIGFSDHSSTLEACIAATALGAEILEFHVVFDKEMFGPDAKSSLTIKETTALVKAVKNIETALQHPIDKNDNSKFTDLKQIFEKSLAINKDLKKGDIITFSDLETKKPKGYGILASEYEKILGKKLNKDLTQWSFLNDKDLIK